Proteins encoded in a region of the Rothia mucilaginosa genome:
- a CDS encoding adenylosuccinate synthase, with amino-acid sequence MSAVVIVGAQWGDEGKGKATDLLGPRVDYVVKPNGGNNAGHTVVVNGQKFELKLLPAGILSDNAVPVIGNGVVVNPEALFAEIDGLEARGADTSRLKISANAHLVAPYHQTMDKVTERFLGKRAIGTTGRGIGPTYMDKVGRLGIRVQDILDESILRQKVEGALRQKNELLVKVYNRRHVEVDEIVEYFMSYAERLKPMIVDTTQLLNKALDEGKTLLMEGGQATFLDVDHGTYPFVTSSNPTSGGACVGSGVGPTRISRVIGIQKAYTTRVGAGPFPTELFDEMGEFLRTTGGEFGVNTGRPRRCGWYDAVLARQAVRINGFTDLFITKLDVLTGLDKIPVCVAYDVDGVRHDEMPMTQTEFHHAKPIFEYYDGWTENISDAKSLDELPENARKYVLKLEEISGCRISAIGVGPDRDQTIVVRDLINED; translated from the coding sequence ATGTCAGCTGTCGTGATTGTGGGCGCCCAGTGGGGCGATGAGGGTAAGGGTAAGGCAACCGACCTGCTCGGCCCCCGCGTAGACTACGTGGTCAAGCCCAACGGCGGTAACAACGCCGGTCACACCGTGGTGGTGAACGGCCAGAAGTTTGAGCTGAAGCTGCTGCCCGCGGGTATTCTGAGCGATAACGCCGTCCCCGTGATTGGTAACGGCGTGGTTGTTAACCCCGAGGCTCTTTTCGCTGAGATTGACGGCCTTGAGGCCCGCGGCGCTGACACCTCCCGCCTGAAGATTTCCGCTAACGCACACCTGGTCGCACCCTACCACCAGACCATGGACAAGGTGACCGAGCGTTTCCTCGGCAAGCGCGCTATCGGCACCACCGGCCGCGGTATCGGCCCGACCTACATGGATAAGGTTGGCCGCCTCGGCATCCGTGTTCAGGACATCCTGGACGAGTCGATCCTGCGTCAGAAGGTTGAAGGCGCACTGCGCCAGAAGAACGAACTGCTGGTGAAGGTCTACAACCGCCGCCACGTTGAGGTTGACGAGATCGTCGAGTACTTCATGTCTTACGCTGAGCGTCTGAAGCCGATGATTGTGGACACCACCCAGCTGCTGAACAAGGCACTGGACGAGGGTAAGACCCTGCTGATGGAGGGCGGCCAGGCAACCTTCCTGGACGTTGACCACGGCACCTACCCGTTCGTGACCTCCTCCAACCCGACTTCCGGCGGTGCGTGCGTCGGTTCGGGTGTGGGCCCGACCCGCATCTCCCGCGTAATCGGTATTCAGAAGGCGTACACCACCCGCGTGGGTGCTGGCCCCTTCCCGACCGAGCTGTTCGATGAGATGGGCGAGTTCCTGCGCACCACCGGCGGCGAGTTCGGCGTGAACACCGGCCGCCCGCGTCGTTGCGGCTGGTACGACGCCGTGCTGGCGCGTCAGGCTGTGCGCATCAACGGCTTCACCGACCTGTTCATCACCAAGCTGGACGTTCTGACCGGCCTGGATAAGATCCCGGTCTGCGTGGCTTACGACGTTGACGGTGTGCGCCACGACGAGATGCCGATGACTCAGACTGAATTCCACCACGCTAAGCCGATTTTCGAGTACTACGACGGCTGGACCGAGAACATTTCGGATGCGAAGAGCCTGGACGAGCTGCCCGAAAACGCCCGCAAGTACGTGCTGAAGCTGGAAGAGATTTCTGGCTGCCGTATCTCCGCGATTGGTGTGGGCCCGGACCGTGACCAGACCATTGTGGTTCGCGACCTCATCAACGAAGACTAA
- a CDS encoding DUF4870 domain-containing protein, with the protein MSQNPNPEQYNQYSQQAPSYSQAPGQQPNGYVVSSKDDQNMAMLAHLASAILSLLSFASASILAPLVMWFIYKDKPGYGFTKEASRRAFNFNFSLWVISMASWLLIILTFGILGIILWVVPMVVAILMVIFHSLAAMAANRGEQYTYPMTFIEIIK; encoded by the coding sequence ATGTCCCAGAACCCGAACCCTGAACAGTACAACCAGTACTCCCAGCAGGCACCCTCCTACTCGCAGGCGCCGGGTCAGCAGCCCAACGGTTACGTAGTCTCCTCCAAGGACGACCAGAACATGGCGATGCTCGCGCACCTGGCTTCTGCAATTCTGTCTCTGCTGTCCTTCGCATCCGCAAGTATTCTCGCGCCGCTGGTCATGTGGTTCATCTACAAGGACAAGCCCGGTTACGGTTTCACTAAGGAAGCATCCCGCCGCGCGTTCAACTTCAACTTCTCCCTGTGGGTCATCAGCATGGCTTCCTGGCTGCTGATTATTCTGACCTTCGGCATCCTGGGCATCATCCTGTGGGTTGTCCCGATGGTCGTGGCTATCCTAATGGTTATCTTCCACAGCCTCGCTGCTATGGCCGCAAACCGCGGTGAGCAGTACACCTACCCGATGACCTTCATCGAGATCATCAAGTAG